From a single Gimesia fumaroli genomic region:
- a CDS encoding glycosyltransferase family 4 protein: protein MPEPSSKKLHVAIITSGGAGMFCGACMHDNTWTRAMINQGAEATLIPTYTPIRVDEQNMTGSPVFLGGINVYLNYRSPLWRRLPRFMKHWLNTPWIINLATSFGVSNDAHELGALTVTLLEGEQGPELMEIEELAQFVGDQLKPDVVCLSNALLSGTIKTIKQHFQGPVYCVLQGDDVFLEELGEPYRGRSLELIRQNVQQLDGVLVHSDYYRDFMSKYLDLPVDHFQKMLLGIDLKGHDGTPNESQHEPFTIGFFARICKEKGLHNVVQAFELFHKKYPDSRLCVGGFLGKESEAYFQETTEPLAALNEAYQYWGSPDTREEKVAFYKSLSVLSVPTDYHEPKGLFVLEAMANGVPVVQPAHGAFPELIEKTEGGLLVPPGDPQALADAWEKLYRDKDYCRKLAQQGYERVRQFYSAELMAEESLQFFQKVVENSGFAQNEPQLTPEP, encoded by the coding sequence ATGCCAGAACCATCCAGTAAAAAATTGCACGTCGCCATTATCACCTCGGGGGGAGCCGGGATGTTTTGTGGTGCCTGCATGCATGATAATACCTGGACCCGGGCGATGATCAACCAGGGAGCCGAGGCGACCCTGATTCCCACCTACACGCCGATCCGCGTCGATGAACAGAACATGACCGGTTCGCCCGTCTTTCTGGGGGGCATCAATGTCTATCTGAATTATCGTTCCCCACTCTGGCGGCGGTTGCCTCGCTTTATGAAGCACTGGCTGAATACTCCCTGGATAATCAATCTGGCGACTAGCTTTGGTGTCAGTAACGACGCCCACGAGCTGGGCGCGTTGACGGTGACCCTGCTGGAAGGAGAGCAAGGCCCGGAACTGATGGAAATCGAAGAGCTGGCGCAGTTCGTCGGAGATCAATTGAAGCCCGATGTGGTCTGCCTGAGCAATGCGCTGCTGTCGGGCACGATCAAAACCATCAAACAACATTTTCAGGGCCCGGTGTATTGTGTGTTGCAAGGCGATGATGTCTTTCTGGAAGAGCTGGGTGAACCGTATCGGGGTCGCTCTCTGGAACTGATTCGTCAGAACGTACAACAGCTGGACGGCGTGCTGGTTCACAGCGATTACTACCGGGACTTTATGTCGAAGTATCTAGATTTACCCGTAGATCATTTTCAGAAAATGCTGCTCGGCATCGACCTCAAAGGCCACGACGGAACGCCGAATGAGAGTCAGCATGAACCCTTTACGATCGGTTTCTTCGCCCGGATCTGTAAAGAAAAAGGGCTCCACAACGTGGTACAGGCGTTTGAACTCTTTCACAAAAAATATCCCGACAGCCGCCTGTGTGTGGGCGGGTTTTTAGGGAAAGAAAGCGAAGCCTATTTTCAGGAAACCACAGAGCCGCTTGCTGCTCTGAATGAGGCGTATCAATATTGGGGCAGTCCCGATACGCGGGAAGAGAAAGTCGCCTTTTATAAAAGTCTTTCGGTTCTGTCGGTTCCAACCGATTATCATGAACCCAAGGGGCTGTTTGTGCTGGAAGCGATGGCCAATGGTGTGCCCGTCGTCCAGCCGGCACACGGTGCGTTTCCAGAACTCATTGAAAAGACAGAGGGAGGCCTCTTGGTGCCTCCTGGAGATCCGCAGGCACTCGCTGATGCGTGGGAAAAACTGTATCGGGACAAGGACTATTGCAGGAAACTGGCGCAGCAGGGCTACGAACGTGTTCGTCAGTTCTATAGCGCGGAATTGATGGCTGAGGAGAGCCTGCAGTTTTTCCAGAAGGTGGTCGAAAACTCCGGTTTTGCACAGAACGAACCGCAATTGACGCCCGAGCCTTGA
- a CDS encoding protein-tyrosine phosphatase family protein produces MLLHQTIKVILCAGLLTCSTPLFGESKPATSTKSLQKHRLGTISPLHRSDQIYLAGQPMQTDFELVQKSDVKTILNLRPMTEQRWDEGAYLKMLELDYINIPFRAPDTLTPTVFDQCRKILNDKSKHPMVVHCASANRVGAIWLTHRVLDDGISFDDALKEAKQVGLKTPGYIERAKAYIAAQSKSE; encoded by the coding sequence ATGCTCCTTCATCAGACGATCAAAGTGATTCTGTGTGCCGGCCTGTTGACCTGCTCCACTCCACTCTTCGGTGAATCCAAACCAGCGACTTCCACAAAGAGCCTTCAGAAGCATAGACTGGGAACGATCTCTCCTCTGCATCGCAGCGATCAGATTTATCTGGCCGGTCAACCCATGCAAACCGATTTTGAGCTGGTTCAAAAATCGGATGTGAAAACCATTCTCAATTTACGCCCCATGACCGAACAACGGTGGGACGAAGGCGCCTATTTAAAAATGCTGGAGCTGGATTACATCAATATTCCGTTTCGGGCACCTGACACGTTGACGCCTACAGTCTTCGATCAATGTCGAAAAATCCTGAATGACAAATCCAAACATCCGATGGTTGTGCATTGTGCTTCTGCCAATCGGGTCGGCGCGATCTGGCTGACACACCGTGTGCTGGATGACGGCATCAGTTTCGATGACGCATTAAAAGAAGCGAAACAGGTCGGCTTAAAAACACCGGGATACATCGAACGCGCCAAAGCTTACATCGCCGCACAGTCGAAGTCGGAATAG
- a CDS encoding beta-lactamase hydrolase domain-containing protein, translating to MENVMKINDQITVGPQPSKEEIYEFGREGFKTVINFRTEHEEDQPVSPAAEGEAVTAADMTYLHVPVSMNNMDEERVDQFRKKLDDLPKPVFAHCKSGKRAGAMVMMDMAVEQGMSGEQTLKKAEEMGFECDKPELKELVKNYVDHHTK from the coding sequence ATGGAAAATGTAATGAAAATTAACGATCAAATTACCGTCGGTCCACAACCCAGCAAGGAAGAAATTTACGAATTCGGCCGCGAAGGCTTCAAGACCGTGATTAACTTTCGGACCGAGCATGAAGAGGATCAACCTGTCTCGCCTGCTGCGGAAGGGGAAGCGGTCACAGCAGCCGATATGACCTACCTGCACGTTCCAGTATCGATGAACAATATGGATGAAGAACGCGTGGATCAGTTTCGCAAAAAGTTAGACGATCTTCCCAAACCTGTTTTCGCACACTGCAAGAGCGGTAAGCGGGCTGGTGCGATGGTCATGATGGACATGGCTGTGGAGCAAGGGATGTCGGGAGAGCAGACCCTGAAGAAAGCCGAGGAAATGGGCTTTGAGTGTGACAAGCCGGAATTGAAGGAACTTGTCAAAAACTATGTCGATCATCATACGAAATAG
- a CDS encoding class I SAM-dependent methyltransferase: MDLTQSPAKNASPVSSMIPCFLRGFFENPLKVASFVPSSGYLQAKLSSLPCLQTARNVVELGPGTGATTSALLNVLPENSNLLCIEVVSEFVNQLQQMTDARLLVEEGSALDLEAILRSNHMSAPDVIVSGVPFSVMSPDEGRHLIQSIHRVLAPGGTFVTYQFRSSVCELAEDCFGAPQRRSFILWNLPPLELYLWKKQSDL; the protein is encoded by the coding sequence ATGGATCTCACTCAATCACCGGCTAAAAATGCTTCGCCCGTTTCCTCAATGATCCCCTGTTTTCTGCGTGGCTTCTTTGAAAATCCCCTCAAAGTCGCATCCTTTGTTCCCAGTTCCGGCTATTTGCAGGCAAAATTAAGTTCGCTCCCCTGCCTGCAGACGGCCCGAAATGTCGTCGAACTCGGACCAGGGACCGGAGCAACTACATCGGCACTGCTTAACGTCCTGCCTGAAAATTCAAATCTGCTGTGTATTGAAGTTGTCTCCGAATTTGTGAACCAGCTCCAGCAGATGACCGATGCGCGTTTGCTGGTGGAGGAAGGTTCTGCCCTTGATCTGGAAGCGATCCTCAGATCGAATCATATGTCGGCTCCCGATGTGATTGTATCCGGTGTCCCCTTTTCCGTGATGTCACCGGATGAAGGTCGGCATTTGATTCAGAGTATCCATCGCGTTTTAGCGCCCGGCGGTACTTTTGTGACATACCAGTTTCGCAGCAGCGTCTGTGAACTGGCAGAAGACTGCTTCGGTGCGCCGCAACGTCGGTCTTTTATTCTCTGGAACCTGCCGCCCCTGGAACTCTATCTCTGGAAAAAGCAGTCTGACCTGTGA
- a CDS encoding type 1 glutamine amidotransferase, which yields MFQQIRYLLLQVRNSDDPMRGQEVNCFAKALTANVSQIAVFDLLGGPLLETDLVKSDVILIGGSGHYSAAGEGRWLDVALESLRVVHDSRKPTFASCWGFQAMARAMGGQVVHDITRAEIGVHHVALTEVGKADPVFGPSGAVLQGLMGHEDTVIELPPGTELLASTDRVENQAYRFLDRPIYCTQFHPELDRDSFLGRLNTYPEYVEKIAGLSLEEFRHSIHDTPETTALLKRFVEQIAPLNLNQT from the coding sequence ATGTTTCAACAAATTCGTTATCTCTTATTACAGGTTCGCAATTCCGATGATCCCATGCGTGGTCAGGAAGTGAACTGCTTTGCCAAAGCACTGACTGCGAATGTCAGTCAAATTGCAGTATTTGATCTTCTAGGCGGCCCTCTTCTGGAAACGGATCTGGTCAAGTCAGATGTCATTTTGATCGGGGGCAGCGGCCACTATTCTGCAGCCGGCGAAGGACGCTGGCTGGATGTGGCTCTGGAAAGTTTGCGGGTCGTGCATGACTCGCGCAAGCCGACCTTTGCGTCCTGCTGGGGATTTCAGGCCATGGCCAGGGCGATGGGCGGACAGGTCGTCCACGATATCACGCGAGCGGAAATCGGCGTGCATCATGTCGCCCTTACCGAAGTCGGCAAAGCGGATCCGGTATTTGGTCCTTCAGGAGCCGTGCTGCAAGGTCTGATGGGGCATGAAGATACAGTGATCGAACTGCCGCCGGGCACGGAGCTGCTGGCATCAACCGATCGGGTGGAAAATCAGGCGTATCGATTTCTGGATCGTCCGATTTATTGTACTCAGTTTCATCCGGAACTGGACCGCGATTCATTCCTCGGGCGGCTGAATACCTATCCCGAGTATGTCGAAAAAATCGCCGGACTTTCGCTGGAAGAATTCCGCCATTCGATTCATGATACTCCAGAAACCACCGCTTTATTAAAACGCTTTGTTGAACAGATTGCGCCTCTGAATTTGAATCAAACCTGA
- a CDS encoding MBL fold metallo-hydrolase has translation MIFYDRFVPGLAIVSYLIGDEKSGEAVVIDPTRDVGDFMEYARQHDLHIKHIIETHVHADFVCGSRELKARLNDEPQIYCSSYGGGDWRQPFADLQVKSGDALKMGDLCLEFRHVPGHTPEHIAVLLYDTTRSTESPWCMFTGDFLFVGDVGRPDLLGDEAKQELAHQLYQSLFQELNEVPDFTEIFPAHGAGSLCGKAIGSRRSSTLGYERRFSEALQKQDESAWIESLLDEMPLSPPYFKRMKQVNTEGPAIIGPELPGLKRWQAKQVHDRSCEGCLILDVRSKEAYAAAHIPGSINIPFGSNLPTWAGWVLPYDRPLMLVVDDASQVKEVVTHLLRVGFDDIQGYLEGGIVSWETAGLPLEMLETISINTLHKKIQQNYPLTILDVRTEQEWKSGHIKGAIHIHGGTLQDRFDEIPQEKPIAVVCGSGYRASIASSFIRHEGFDDVANVMGGMSAWKAADLPLTA, from the coding sequence ATGATATTCTATGATCGATTTGTACCGGGACTGGCGATCGTCTCCTATCTGATTGGAGATGAGAAAAGTGGAGAAGCGGTGGTCATTGATCCGACTCGCGATGTCGGGGACTTCATGGAATACGCTCGTCAGCATGATCTGCACATCAAACACATTATTGAGACGCACGTGCATGCTGATTTTGTCTGCGGTTCACGCGAACTGAAAGCACGTTTGAATGATGAGCCACAGATTTATTGCTCGTCGTACGGGGGGGGCGACTGGCGGCAGCCTTTCGCTGATCTGCAGGTCAAATCTGGTGACGCGCTGAAGATGGGTGATCTCTGTCTGGAATTTCGCCACGTTCCCGGTCATACGCCGGAACATATTGCCGTACTCTTGTATGACACGACGCGGAGTACCGAGTCTCCCTGGTGCATGTTTACCGGCGATTTTCTGTTTGTCGGCGATGTCGGTCGTCCGGATCTGCTAGGCGATGAAGCCAAACAGGAACTGGCGCACCAACTTTACCAGAGTCTGTTTCAGGAACTGAATGAAGTACCTGATTTCACGGAAATCTTTCCCGCACACGGAGCAGGCTCATTGTGTGGGAAAGCCATTGGTTCGCGACGATCTTCCACGCTTGGTTATGAGCGGCGTTTTAGTGAAGCGCTGCAGAAGCAGGACGAATCGGCGTGGATTGAATCACTGCTGGACGAGATGCCGCTTTCGCCCCCTTATTTCAAACGCATGAAGCAGGTTAACACGGAAGGTCCGGCGATCATTGGTCCTGAACTTCCCGGCTTGAAACGCTGGCAGGCGAAACAGGTTCACGATCGGTCCTGCGAGGGATGCCTGATTCTCGATGTCCGTTCGAAAGAAGCTTACGCCGCCGCGCACATACCAGGCTCGATTAATATTCCCTTTGGTTCCAATTTGCCGACCTGGGCCGGTTGGGTTCTACCGTATGATCGTCCGCTGATGCTGGTCGTCGATGATGCCTCTCAAGTGAAAGAAGTAGTGACGCACTTATTGCGTGTCGGCTTTGATGACATTCAGGGTTATCTCGAAGGGGGCATTGTTTCCTGGGAGACGGCGGGACTGCCTCTGGAAATGCTGGAAACGATCTCGATCAATACGTTGCATAAGAAAATACAGCAGAACTATCCGCTCACCATTCTGGATGTCCGTACCGAGCAGGAATGGAAATCGGGACACATCAAGGGGGCCATCCACATCCATGGTGGCACACTGCAGGATCGATTCGATGAAATTCCTCAGGAAAAACCGATTGCCGTCGTTTGCGGTTCCGGATATCGGGCTTCGATTGCCTCTTCGTTTATCAGGCATGAAGGCTTTGATGATGTCGCAAATGTCATGGGGGGAATGTCTGCCTGGAAAGCTGCTGACCTGCCATTGACGGCGTAA